The Carassius carassius chromosome 28, fCarCar2.1, whole genome shotgun sequence region taatatcataCAATACAGTTATAATAAGTAtcagtaaaaaatgtaatatctGTGTATCTCTAATGTACCTAAAAATGTGCTTCAGGTGAAAGAGATCACACGGGACATCAAGCAGTTGGACCACGCGAAGCGCCACCTGACCACCTCTATAACCACCCTCAATCACCTGCACATGCTGGCTGGCGGTGTGGACTCACTTGAGTATGTTTATTCAACATCCCTTCTCCCATGATCAGTCCATTTCCTCAGTGTGCTAAAAGCTTGTCTTATTGCACCAGAGCTATGACTCGAAAAAGGCAGTATGGAGAGGTGGCCAATCTCCTTCAGGGTGTAGTCAACGTCCTCGAGCACTTCCAGAAATACATGGGCATCCCCCAGATACGCCAGCTCTCAGAGAGGTACGGACACAAACCTCCCTCACACACTGTTTATTTGACTAAATCATGGTGCTGAGAGTCTGTAGATCCTGTTTATGTTTACTGAAGATGCGGCACAGGAAGGAAATTTGCTTCACAGTGTCTCGTTGTTTACATTTTTCCCCAGCTCTTTGTTTTTGGCTTTTCCCAGAGGAGGTGCTCTCTGTGGTTTGGGTGGTGCAGCCCATGTCCCCTACAGGCTTGGAGACAAGGCTTTTTGTTAGGAAAGAAATGAGGCTCCGGTCTCTATGATTCTGCACTTCCCTTTGCTTGTTTATGTTGGATGCTCTGATAAAGCTGTTGTTTCATAAGCAGATGGCAAGGAAGTGTGTGTTTGATGTGGAAAAATGATTCCCCTGATTGTTCCAGGTTCTAAATGTTTCTCTGGAAAAGCATGCATCCGCAGTTCCTTTTCAATGCCCCTGTAGTCAGGTTTACCCCTTTGGTTCGTAAGACCTCTCACAGACGGACCTCATATGTTAAACGCCGTTCTTGAGTGATGATGAGAGTTTGTTTGGTTGAGCATGCATTTGTACGTCAAGCGAATCCAGTGTTTTGTTAAAACAGCATTTAAGTTTGCCAAAGTACATCAGTGGTTTCTGACCGCTGTGTGACTCTGTTTTTTTCCTGTCTGTTTCTTTTGTGGTGTAGAAAGAGATTATATTTGATGAGGGTGGGGATTGTGCTTAGGAATttacaatgtaaataatattagcCCCCCTTTGGTGATCAGATGGACTGATTTTAGCCATGTTGTTTTGAACTACACAAGCTTACCACATATGAAGTCTTGAGGAAATTCTTGTGATGTCTAAATGGATttttgtgatgcttaatattagTGCATGCCAAATACGGAGAAGCTGAGATGCTTTCGTTCTGAGCCCGACTGTCCCTAAATGGAGATGTCTGGTTGGTTTTGAGGAGGGGCAGTGATGTTTGATCAGGGGCGGCAGCTGATGGATGTGCTGCAGTTCAGACCCTGTCGAAGTCTTAATGGAGCTGGTGAGAGAGCAAATTGGCAGCCATGTGCCACATCGAAGACCGGTGTCTGACTGGCAAGCGCATGTGTCTCcgtctctctttcactcactctcCCTCTAAGTATCTTGTTTATTTTGGATGGCACTTGTGTTGAGTCCGCTTGCGCCAGCAAATAATCCAGAAATGAAAAGAGCATCTTCTAATCAAGTCGTGGTTCATCCAAACCCTTTTGACAGGACTGGGGCTTGCTTTACACTGCCTCTTAGATCGCTGAGACTTTGGTCCAAAGTACAGTTTGTCCTTATTAGTTAATACAATTAGAATTTGCATCTGTTTTCTTACAAGTAGCTGCTAATATTTCTGACTCTGTTCCATTTATTTTCCCAGTGACAGTTCTTCTAAGATCATTTAAAGAGATCTAGTTAGTAGGTTAGCTATTCCCTATAGAGACTGGTACATAGGGTTAGACCATGACTAGGGATGCCAAAAGTACTTGTATTTACCGTAGTATttagttaaatgtaaaaaaagaagtggTAAATATACCAGTTTTTCTACAGTACATGCTGGGCAAGGAAGGCTTTGTAGTCAGCTGGCATGGCTTGGTCAAATTGCCTGTTTTGACGAAGTAAATGCAGCTGGTCTATGAATGTAAAgatgaataaacaaaatgtttcttaaaatatGGGATCTGTGCATTAGGCCTTGCAGTGTGAATGTAATAGGCCTGCCATTGTCATTAATATTAAGCAAACAATATCTACAAGAAAAGGGAAATCTGCCCTCAATTTATTGTATTCATTGCTCCGTCTTAATCTTCATTTCTCGGTCTCATTGCAAATGACTGTTTACTTTCATTCTTACTTGGAAAAAACCAAgaaatacttaaatgtcatttttaaacttttaatgaaatgtgtttaattaaatatatatattcttaatttAGTTAGTGTGTTCAGTAGTAGCCCATATATGTTAATACAGAGAATATTTGTTCTAATGGAATTGGTATTGTAAAATTTCATTTGTACTGCTCTAGATTCCAACATTTTGGTATCATGAATTTATTGCTTTTAAAACTCGCTGGACACCAGGGAATCCTGAGACCACCAGGTGTCTTGTAAACACTCACCCATCTGTTTTGCTCCTCCTCAGAGTTAAAGCTGCACAGAGCGAGCTTGGCACGCAGATACTGGCTGACTTCGATGAGTCTTTTCCTGCCCAGGGGTCAAAGGTACAGATGCAGTGCTCTGATGAAAAGATCATAAGTAATCGCCTCTCAGTATTAGTGCATAGTAACTCTCTGTATCATTCCTGGGAcacatttaatttgatatttacaGAAATCTGGAGGTCCTAGCATTGTTCTCAGAGATGCCTGCTTGGTGGCGAATGTCCTGGATCCTCGGATTAAGCAGGAAATCATCAAAAAGTTCATCAGGCAGCACCTTTCAGAATACTTAGTACTCTTTCAAGAAAACCAGGATGTAACTGAAACCTTGTGTGTCCTGTACATGCTGAAATTGTGCTATACTATCTGACTTACAGTCTGTGTTCTGAGTACAGGTGGCGTGGCTCGACAAGATAGATCGGCGCTATGCATGGATCAAGCGTCAACTTGTGGACTATGAAGAGAAATTTGGGCGAATGTTCCCGGAGGAGTGGTGCATGACCGAACGCATCGCTGTAGAGTTCTGTCATATCACCAGGTACTGATCAAACACCTCACATTAATGCTGCATTCACATAAGGTTGACCTGTGATATCTGTGATGTCATTAGTCAGATTTCCATCcacatttttatgcaaatatcGTGAGATAGAATGTCAGCTATTAATAAAATGATTCATGTTTATTCAGATTTTTCATGTAAGAAATTCATGTAATCATGTAAGAAGTGTATATTGCTAGCTCTACATTTAAAACAAGAGAAACAAATCCtctatttttttgttctttaaagtttaaaaaagggAATTCCTAGTTGTAGCATTTATAGTGATTCTGTACTTTGCTGTCTTCAATAACAAAGCCAGACATGGACACATTTTGGCGTAATGAGTGCTGCCATAGAAACAAATCATTTTTGAGTCTGTAGACATGAGCAGTTCTTGTAATTACGGTAATTCTGACATGATGTGAGTGTAGCATAAATCCTCATTATCTCCAATACCCTATAGAGAAAATACACCTGGGGTTTACATGTGCATTTAGTGGTTAGCTTGGAAGACTAGACATTAGGCAGCACACAAATATGGCAAGATTTAGCGAAAGACATAACTCTGCGCAGTATGGCATGAATGATTAGATGGAAAGGAACTGGTTACATGTCTGGGATTTCAGTAGTGGTATTGACAGTCTAAAGCAAGCgctatgtgtgtgtatgcgtgttgtCTATAGTCGAATTCCTCTCGAGAGAGTCATTACAAAACCCTCCGTGCCTGGAAAGAACATTTGAGGTCCGCTGTAATCCTCTTTTTTTGACAAAGCTTTATGTAAGAATGGATCTACCACATCATCGTCTTCTTCCTTCGTAGGCTTATTATCTTCTCACAAAACGATTCTTTAAGCTGACAGTAACTGGATCTTGGCTTTTGAATACAACACTGATCCACTGTGGTTTTTTTGAACAGCCAAAGCCGGCATCTGCACACACTGGCCTATAAAATCATTGACCTGAAGACTCAGTCCTACTTGGCACATTAGGTTTCGCTCACAACCttgtctatgtctgtgtttcaTTTGCTCATCAGAACCGAGCTGGCCAAGCTGATGCGAACCCGTGCCAGGGAGATCGAGGTCAAGCTTTTGCTCTTCGCTATTCAGAGGACCACCAATTTCGAGGGACTGCTGGCTAAGCGCTTCTCGGGCAGCACTTTAAACGACGGGCCTGGGGTGAGACCATGCTTGCCTGTTTACAGGGGAACACAAAAGGATTTTACTGGAGTGTGAACATGCTGGTAATCTTGCTCTTGTGTGATGTTTGTCTGTGTTTCCTTTGCTTTCTCAGCAGAAAAAACCTGAGACGCCTTTAGAACCAACAAACCCTTTTTTGGAAGACGAGGACAACGGATCAGAAAAGGATGAAGATTTGGATAGAGTGAGGCTGCTTATCTTTATTTGCGCTCTGTTATGCAAGAATGACCACATTTGTATCATATGCAGTCTACTCCACCCATCTTCTGATAGAAACTGATACCGCATTTGGTGCCATTCCAACATGCAATTTACATTTCTTTCTAATGTAGTTTGATTTGACTCATCTGAACTATGGCCCGGATCAGGCGCATATTCTCTGCAATTGATGTGTTATGAAAACAATCATGTTTACAAGTCTTTATTTGCCTTCTATTTATCAAACTCTTAACATATACTTTAATATAACAGCTTGACTTTGGCTCAGTTATTGCATACTTATTTAGTTTTATCTTCAAATTGGCAATGATGTTCTCAGTATCAGGTGTTGTAAGAACATTTCTGGTGATTTGGGTTCCTCAGAAGTTCACCGTTATCACTGTGGTGTTTCGCAATAGAATTTCCTTCCACTTTCTCCGTTATACTGGTGCCACTGTAGCACAAGTTAGGGTTGTTATtgttaagtaaaactaaaaccagaaaaagcattttcattgcttgaaatgaaataaacaatacatcattaaaaaaaatacataaatatatacttaaACTTAAGGgctacattataaaaataaacaaaaaatatacatgctatattataatatataaatgtatgtattttttcatattattttataaaatttatttttagtattttctgtgatcttatataatttttgtttaattgtaaGTAAGTAATAAATACAAgttataaaagttataaaaaaacattttaatcaacGTTATTTTGTAtgcttatttaatttaatctagTTGCCAAGGTAGCAATTTccattttgtttgtttaacttgaagtaaaataactaaaactatgcAAAACTAAAACTGATGAatacatattaaattattaaatgtctatatataaaactatttaaacaaagcaaaacaacatttaataaaaataacaaaatcaacaaaattattttaaaatgaaacaaaatgaaactATAAAACCATAAACCAACatccattaaataaaaacattaaataaataaaaatttaaatgatacTAAAGTAACAATGGCACACTTATTCAGAAATATTTGACTGTTTCCAGCTAAAGAAGCCGAAGGCCCCAGACAACCCCTTCCACGGCATTGTGTCCAAGTGCTTTGAGCCTCATCTCTACGTTTACATCGAGTCGCAGGATAAGTGAGTGGAATGTCATTTAACATTGTGCACAGTCATATCAAATATGTCACACAATAAGAAGTCCATTCATCTCAGGGTCATTTAAGGGTCCTCCTCACCAACCCCCATTTTTGATGCACTTGGTTTGTGATCTTCCATTTCTTGTGCCACCCCCCACCCCTTAAGTAGTTCCCTTGTCTGACTCTCTCCGCCTCACCACTGAAGCAAAAATGGTTCCTATTAGCCGTTAACCACACATGCTGCAGACAGTATAAAAAACAGCAGCTGATTTCATTCTTTACTTGCCTTTTCTTGTTCTTTACCTCTCGTTGTGCTGCTTACCCTCTCTCTAAACCCATGAGGCTACCAAGCAAAGGGCTTCTTGTAAAGGCCCTTCTCTGACCCATGTAACACTCTGTTGGCACTGCCTAAAGCAGAATGACCTTTCTGTTAACAATGGCTTGCATTATACCAGTTCACACTGACCTGCCTGGCATGAGTGTCCACATTCTTCTCTTGGGGTTAGCATCTATCTGATTACTCAGTGCTGAGAGATGGCCTATTTACTGACCTGACAATACATTGCTGTTCAAAGCAAGTTTAATACATTTAGATTTCAGTCATAGTTAGATGTGCCATTAGCTTTcactttgttttttaaatatttttgcaaaTTTGACAATGCTAATTCTaagtttttattctattttatttaattttttccaaaaaaaagtgTCCTTCAAATGGGTCCCCCAAGAACTTtgtagatatttattttattatttttaaattttattttatttctttattgccCCAAAAATGTCAACCTTGGAAATGTTTTGCAAATTAGTTTTTATGTTGAAGCTAAGCAGTACTgaacacatttaaaacatctaGAACTTAACCCATCCAGGTGTCTTTGATAATaagatacataaataaatgaccaCAGATGTaaaaattcattaataaaaaataaaatgaccaattaaattcctgtttttttttttttttttacgttctattacttttgtttttcaaAGAATTATGCAGATCTTAGCTCTTAATAGTGCAGGAAATGCGGCTAAAGTATGCAAAAACCATCTAGGCCTACTATCATTTATCCTTTTGTTTTCTGTCTTAGAAATCTTGGCGAGCTGATCAACCGTTTTGTTGCTGATTTCCGGGCACAGGGTCCCCCTAAATCAGGTACAGATGAAGGAGGCGCTGTGCTCCCCAGCTGTGCAGATCTCTTCGTGTACTACAAGAAGTGTATGGTCCAGTGCTCACAATTAAGCACCGGAGAGCCCATGATTGCTCTGACCACGATCTTCCAGAAATATCTGCGCGAGTATGCATGGAAGATCCTCTCTGGGAACCTACCAAAGTGAGTTGAGCCACCTGACTGGtccttttttctgtctttctccctTTTTGATAGTTAAAGTTTATTCCTCCTAGTCACTGGGGATTTTATTTGGCGTGTTATGCTGTGGTGATGCTGGAGAGGAGAGCGAGTGGTCGTCTCTGTGTGGTCGCATTTGTGGGGTTTCTCTCTGCCATTCTTCAAAGGAAGAAAAATCCCCACCCATCGCCTTGTGTGGTTTACCACGTATTGTCTTTGGGAGTTTCAAAAAAGATCTTTGTTTTGGAGAAGCTGTCTTGTGGTTTCCATGCAGTCTTTCTTGTGTTTCTTTTAGCGGGAGGGCCGGAGGGTTGAGTTGGGGTTGTTTGGTAACTATGTTTGTGCTTGTTTGCATGCAGGACCAGCACCAGTAGTGGTGGTCTAACCATCAGCAGCCTGCTGAAGGAGAAAGAGGGATCAGAAGTGGCCAAGTTCACAATGGAAGAGTTGTGTCTTATTTGCAGCATCTTAAGCACAGCCGAATACTGCCTGGCTACCACACAACAGGTCACCCACCACACATGCTTCATTCACATGGTAcaaatgaatagtttttttttaatgatgcaaATGTCCTATATCATGTCCACAGCTGGAGGAGAAGCTCAAGGAGAAGGTGGACAAGACCCTAATGGAAAGAATCAACTTAACTGGGGAGATGGACACCTTTAGCACGTAATTACGTCACACTAATTGGCCCTCAATGCTAAGTAAAAACATACTAGCTCAAGGAAATTAATTACTAGTAGGTAAGTAATTTTCCCAAGAATCTCTCTGTTTGGCAGGGTTATCTCAAACAGTATCCAGCTCTTGGTTCAGGACCTGGATGCTGCATGTGATCCAGCCCTCACAGCGATGAGCAAGGTACTATATCAGAACCAAAGCAGTTATCCAACGATATTCAGTTTTTTATAGTTTCATTTATCATACCTGCTGATATTGGATGTTTAATTGAATGggaatttttaaataacatttgctTTTATCTAAAACTCACTTAATCTATAAAAACACTAATTTACTAACACTAttgaatgtaatctttagcaaatctcaaaatgattaTCCATTTCCATATTTTTTACTTTAGAATGTTGCAAtgtcatttatttgtatattttcagcttttattttaatttcagcttaagtttcagtaattttgctatgtgcttttatcatttttattatttttttatgattctgttcagccttaatttttattttagcttacaGGTCCGTTTAATAAttttagtgtgtcagtataatgtaatgttttttttttttatttcttctagttttcattttgtttttcatataatatttacatttctttttatttcaacTTATTTCAGATTTGAATAGTTTTAGTTGGCAGTAACGTTTGAGAGTGTCTTCAGGATTTATACTAGCCTTGAAGTTGACTTTGTGTATGTTTGTACAGATGCCGTGGCAGAGTGTGGAACATGTGGGAGACCAAAGCCCGTATGTGACCTCTGTAATCATGCACATCAAACAAAATGTGCCCATCATTAGAGACAGCCTGGCCTCCACCCGGAAATACTTCACCCAGTTCTGCGTTAAATTCACCAAGTCAGTAGCGCAGCCACTCACTAATCAGTGCAACAAAAGCTCTTTCAAAACCCAGTGTTTGCTAAACTCCGACTGTTTTACCCATTTGTTTCAGCTCCTTCATTCCAAAGTTCATCAACCACCTGTTCAGGTGTAAGCCAATCAGCATGGTTGGAGCAGAGCAGGTAGGTAGAGATTCAGACACTAGGATGTTTGGGTTTCATGGACCTTCAGAACACATGAccttattttctttcttctgaacaGTTACTCCTGGACACGCATTCCCTCAAGACTGTTCTTCTAGACCTCCCTTCCATTGGCTCTCAGGTGGTCCGTAAAGCCCCGGCCAGCTACACCAAAATAGTGGTTAAAGGAATGACTCGAGCAGAGATGATCCTCAAGGTGGGAAGATGGCATTCACGGTCGGTCATTAAACATTTGAGAATTCGCTCAGaaccaaattctgttttaaatgGGCCTCCCTGATGAGAAGCTCAATACAGGAAAGGCTTTAATGATCAGCTGCTCATAAAGCTCTGCATGGTGCAGCACTCGGTTGGAGTTATTTACTAAGCTGTGTGCATCTGGGTTAATGAGCTCTCTCTGAGAGACAGGAAGTGCTCACATGCCTTGGCTTTCCTGCCTGCAGCCTTTAGCCGTCCACAGTTTAAAAATCCTAACTCATGCAGTAGATCTACTTATGTGCATATAGACTTGTAACACACAGAGGAGTTCATACTTGTctactttttttataaaaaaaattcttattgaaGTCTTTTTCTCTTACTACAAATTAGATTAAAAAGCTATTAGTATATAtagtgttatatatatttatattagtgttcctgtagctcaattggtagagcattgcgctatcaagcgcagggttgggggttcgattcctcgggaacacatgataggtaaaaattgatagcctgaatgcactctaagtcgctttggataaaagcgtctgctaaatgcataaatttaattttaatttatgatattaagatataatgttgatttaaaattttatttgacaTGATCACAACTGTTTGTTGTCCCCCTTTTGCTTTTTTGACCGCAGCATTCAAGCTGCATAAAATGTTTTTCGTATATGATTTGTCTGAAATGCAActtcactctctgacagtaggtggcgctaAAGCAATAAACCGAAAAGAGGCAGTGGTGTTTGATATCATATTTAGTCTAAATACattgaggaaaattgcagtagccaaggcagGCTGACTGACattatcaagtacactgctgttcCATTTGCAGAATTACCAGACTGGCGTCGTCAGACTTCACACTTCCGAGTCGAACTCGCGAAAtccgaactaccgaggatgcaagtccgaaatttgtgtacttggtattgagaaacgcgcacagtcctacatcaccagactatttgcctaatctttaCGGTACTTTAGACAGCGAAGCAAACACAGACAGCAACAGGTCAATAGTTTTCATAAATGGTCTGGGAAGGCTGACAAATTTAGTTTTGAACATTAGAGTATGTCTCCATGAATTCAGAAGCACAAGAAAAGTCCTGTTTTCCATGAAATGTCCCCTTTAATATTATGTGCAGCGTAGACTGATGTTCTGGTTGGACGTCTGAGCTATCAAATACAACAGTAGGAACGGATAGCTTGTGCCTCGGTGGATCTTCCACCCCCTGATCTTCAGACCCACCTTCTTCTCCCTGACCCCTATCTCCAGCCCTACACATGCTCCACAAGCTTTTATTAGGCTCTCCGGGGCTTTCCTGCTTCTGGTCTTTTAACTGCCTGGAATTCAGCCTTAATCCTCCTAATGCTCATACTGGGTTCAGCTCTAATTGTGCAAGATCATGCAAAGATCATTTAGAAAGGATGAAAAACACTATAAAATACATGGACACTTTGAAAAGTCTTAAAGAAATAGATCATGCTGTTATTTCCAGAGGTCAGTATCAACAATGAAACAAATTTGATTAAATTGTGCTGATTTAAGTTCTCTTAGGAAATTACATTACTTTGTCAACACTTTCAAAGAAAGTCAAACCTGAattcttttaaaagtttttatcaAGAGCAACTTTATATAGGTTTTTGATTTTCTCTTTTATAGTATTTCAACTTGTTGCTCACCATGAAAATAGCTAAGGAAGCAGGACTGGCTTTAAAAAAGCTATTCAACTTAAAGGTAtggttcccccaaaaatgaaaattctacccTCATGTTTTTCAAACCCATAAATAAGGCTATTTACTTGATGGTCaagaacaaacctcattggttctcacagAATCTCAAAATGTACTTGATGACACAGAAAAACAAATGAGTTTGGTTCTCGTGTATCGTGCAAGCACATTTCAGCTTCCGTTTACTATTTTTGATGAGCTTTATGTATGCGTTGATCAAtacttatatgtaaataaaagcatACATTAATTTGGATTCATTAGTAAACTTTAATTGGTGGAATAGGAAACCTCTCAGGTTAccctaaaaatatattcatttgtgtttcaaagatgaatgaaAGTTTAATAGTTGAGTAATtgattttaggtgaactatcccattaataGCAGAGTTCTCAGTTATCTTTGTCCTCCATACCTCTCTAAATAAGCCCTCATTGGTCTGACCACAACTTCAGCAGCCAAATTTGAAAATTCAAGTCAAATTTGATAAACACATTCATGGTCTGCTTAAGAAACCCAGCCTTGATCGACTTGCATAAAGTGGTTCTTTAAAATCTGTTTAGTATTTAATGATTGGCTTTGTTGGGCCCCAGTTGCCTCTCAGGTAATTACTTCCATCTTCATCAGCATTTTGCTCTGCGGTTCCTGGAAGAGCCATTCATACTTCAATACACTCCTCAAAATCAAGGCATCTGCTGCCATGTGGCCCAGCAAATCAGCATGGGTTATTTTTGGTGTTCATAACAATAGCACAGCCGTTTGCCACCTCAGTCTCGCTTTGTCATCGCTGTTTCTTAATTGCTGCTGAATTACATCAGTGAAGTGTGACACCCGTTAAGTGATTTATGAGTGAAATAGGACCTTCGTTGCTAGTGGTGGCTTGGCTGTCCACATGACGCTCATTACAGGGTAAACGTGGAGAGTAATCTGTTAAAGATGTCTtcactttttctctctttctttggcGGGTAACGGGTTCCTGCCCATCCTAAGGCCTAAACCTCAGAGAGATGTGAAGCTGAAGGAGGCAGCGTGGGCCAAGCGTGCTGCTGCCTGTGAGACGTGGCTGTTTTCCAcagtcttcttttttttctttcttgcctGTCTGACTCCAACCCCCCCATTGTGGCTCTTTTGGAAATGAACGGAAAGGCAGACTTTCTCCCCCTCCTCTCGTTTTCTctgttctttctttctcatttacAAGGTAACTACAACAAGCCTCCTCGAGGCTTTTCCTTGGCCAGTCTCCAGGACGGTCGCTAAGTAAATCACTCTGTGGTAAGAAAGAAACGTTTAGAATTCAAGACCATCCGAAAGTGTTCCGTGTCCCACTTTGCTTTGACCCTTATTCACATTTCCTGGCTTATGCCTTCGGGTACTAAGAgtaaaaggaaaagaaagaataaTGGGTATTGTATAAAGGGAAATGTTGCACAGGATGCTGATTAAAATACACCCCccgccccacacacacacagtcgtatCTGTCAGCCATGTGTTCTTCTGCCCTCTTACAAAACTAAATAGTTGCAAGatatacagttaaaaaaattCCCCTCCCACCCTTGGAGGAAAAGAAACCGATTCACAATGCAGGCCTGTACCCCATTTAACCTCTTTTTACTGCTCAATTGAGATTCTCATTATACCCCACAAAAAAAATTACCGGTGAGGCTAATTCAGCTTCATTCAAGCATAGAGTAATTACACAGATAAAAcactaaacaaagacaaaaaccaAAAAAGTGTCTATTTTTAACAATCACATTGGTTCCCAACCTGGGGTCGGGGGCGCCAGAGTtcacagggggggggggggggggcggataTGCTTTGAGGTGAATAAAGATGCATAAAGTGTTctactaataatattatataaaaatattttttcaaagtttttaaaaaaatcatatgctAATAATGccgatttcaatta contains the following coding sequences:
- the LOC132107963 gene encoding vacuolar protein sorting-associated protein 53 homolog isoform X1 produces the protein MMEDEELEFVEDLEAILHLTPEVQLAIEQVFPSQDPLDRADFNAVEYINTLFPTEQSLANIDDVVNNIRLKIRRLDDNIRTVVRGQTNVGQDGRQALEEAQKAIQQLFGKIKDIKDKAEKSEQMVKEITRDIKQLDHAKRHLTTSITTLNHLHMLAGGVDSLEAMTRKRQYGEVANLLQGVVNVLEHFQKYMGIPQIRQLSERVKAAQSELGTQILADFDESFPAQGSKKSGGPSIVLRDACLVANVLDPRIKQEIIKKFIRQHLSEYLVLFQENQDVAWLDKIDRRYAWIKRQLVDYEEKFGRMFPEEWCMTERIAVEFCHITRTELAKLMRTRAREIEVKLLLFAIQRTTNFEGLLAKRFSGSTLNDGPGQKKPETPLEPTNPFLEDEDNGSEKDEDLDRLKKPKAPDNPFHGIVSKCFEPHLYVYIESQDKNLGELINRFVADFRAQGPPKSGTDEGGAVLPSCADLFVYYKKCMVQCSQLSTGEPMIALTTIFQKYLREYAWKILSGNLPKTSTSSGGLTISSLLKEKEGSEVAKFTMEELCLICSILSTAEYCLATTQQLEEKLKEKVDKTLMERINLTGEMDTFSTVISNSIQLLVQDLDAACDPALTAMSKMPWQSVEHVGDQSPYVTSVIMHIKQNVPIIRDSLASTRKYFTQFCVKFTNSFIPKFINHLFRCKPISMVGAEQLLLDTHSLKTVLLDLPSIGSQVVRKAPASYTKIVVKGMTRAEMILKVVMAPHEPCLVFVDNYIKLLADSNPETFQKILDMKGLKRSEQSTMLELFRQRLPNPPSGPDGGPSLTFSAPTPEQESSRIRKLEKLIKKRIQ
- the LOC132107963 gene encoding vacuolar protein sorting-associated protein 53 homolog isoform X2: MMEDEELEFVEDLEAILHLTPEVQLAIEQVFPSQDPLDRADFNAVEYINTLFPTEQSLANIDDVVNNIRLKIRRLDDNIRTVVRGQTNVGQDGRQALEEAQKAIQQLFGKIKDIKDKAEKSEQMVKEITRDIKQLDHAKRHLTTSITTLNHLHMLAGGVDSLEAMTRKRQYGEVANLLQGVVNVLEHFQKYMGIPQIRQLSERVKAAQSELGTQILADFDESFPAQGSKKSGGPSIVLRDACLVANVLDPRIKQEIIKKFIRQHLSEYLVLFQENQDVAWLDKIDRRYAWIKRQLVDYEEKFGRMFPEEWCMTERIAVEFCHITRTELAKLMRTRAREIEVKLLLFAIQRTTNFEGLLAKRFSGSTLNDGPGKKPETPLEPTNPFLEDEDNGSEKDEDLDRLKKPKAPDNPFHGIVSKCFEPHLYVYIESQDKNLGELINRFVADFRAQGPPKSGTDEGGAVLPSCADLFVYYKKCMVQCSQLSTGEPMIALTTIFQKYLREYAWKILSGNLPKTSTSSGGLTISSLLKEKEGSEVAKFTMEELCLICSILSTAEYCLATTQQLEEKLKEKVDKTLMERINLTGEMDTFSTVISNSIQLLVQDLDAACDPALTAMSKMPWQSVEHVGDQSPYVTSVIMHIKQNVPIIRDSLASTRKYFTQFCVKFTNSFIPKFINHLFRCKPISMVGAEQLLLDTHSLKTVLLDLPSIGSQVVRKAPASYTKIVVKGMTRAEMILKVVMAPHEPCLVFVDNYIKLLADSNPETFQKILDMKGLKRSEQSTMLELFRQRLPNPPSGPDGGPSLTFSAPTPEQESSRIRKLEKLIKKRIQ